DNA sequence from the Acidobacteriota bacterium genome:
ACGCCATCAGCGGCAATAAAGCAGAAGCGCAGAAGCTGATGAACGAATTCAATGTCGGCACTTCTCAACACAAGGTGCCCGCCTATGATTTGGCCATCGTATACGCCGGTATGGGCGAAAAAGAAAAAGCCTTCTCCTGGTTGGAGAAGGCTTTTGAAGAACACAGCGAATACCTGCCATTTTTGCGCGTCGAACCGAGACTGCATTCCCTTCATTCCGATCCGCGGTTTGCCGAACTGCTCAAACGGCTGAACCTGCCGCAGTAAAGTTGTCAAAATGCTCTCAGGCTCAGGCGACTGCTTCAATGCCGAGGGGTGCAGCGTGTCTGATGCCGTAACCGGCGGCGAAAGTGGATAGTTCGTTTTGCAGCAACTTCCTGCCACGGCTCAATCGAGACATCACCGTGCCAATCGGAATGCCAGCGATTTCGGCAACTTCCTTGTATGAAAACTCCTGTACATCGGCCAGCATGATTACTGCGCGATAATGTTCCGGCAATTTGGCAAACGCCGCCAGGACCTCTTCATCACACAGATCTTGCGGAACGGGTTCTTCGGCGGCGACTTTAGCCATCATTTCTTCCTGCTGTTCGGTAGCCTGGCCCAATCGAAACCATTTGCGGCGGTGATGCGACACCACATGAAACAAAATCTTGAACAACCAGGCACGGCAATTAGTTCCCGCCTCAAAGCGATGAAACGATTTCCAAGCCTGCAAGAATGTTTCCTGGACAATGTCCTCGGCTTCGGTGACGTTGCCAATCACGCGGCGAGCCGTTCGATACAAATCGTTCATGTGCGGCAAGGCAACGGATTCAAAATCTTCCATGGTGAATCTGGGGTTCATCGTTGTTCTCCTGAATTGGGTGCGCCTTTCAGTTGTTCATTCAGAAAAGGCGAGCAGTTGACGAATACGACCTGACGCCGGGCGAGGTCCCGAAACAAATTGACTCCCTCACGATCCACAAACAGCAGTTCCGCCAAATCAATCGTCAGTGCCTGTCCGCTCCTCAGAGCCGTTTCGACCGCCTGACTGACTTCCAAAACTGCCGTGCCGATCACTTCTCCTTCTAATCGCAATGTTTTCGTTCCGTTCGAGACTCCAACCTCTGAAATCCTTAGCATGCTGTTTCTCCAATTTGATAATTTCCGAACCGAGGTATGGCAAGGCTCAAGCCACGAGACCCAATGGCCAAAATTTTCCATCAACTCATTGATTTCACTGGAATTAGACTTTTCCCTGAATTTGGCGTAGGCCTCTTGAGCTTTGATGGCCACGAAATTTGGTGGGTAGGTTGGTGGTTTGGTGGTGGTGGCTCCCACCAAATTTGGTGGAAGGAGCGCAACCAGCCAGGATTGCGCTGCATTCTGAATTCAATTCTTCAGAGAACTCCGCAACCATGGCTGGTTGCGCTACATTTTCCAGGGAGGAAATTTCAGATAGGTGGGGCTAGGGTCGTGTGATGCCCAGTTTTTTCATCCGCCCGCGCAAGGTGTTGGGATGCAGGTTGAGAACTTTTGCTGCGCCGCGTTCGCCTTCTATGATCCAGCCGGTTTGTTCCAGCACGGTCAGAATGTGGCGGCGCTGAATGTCGTCAATGGACATTGGAGTGGCAACTTCGGCTTTTGAAATCGCAGGTTCCGGTGACGCAACTTGTTCGTGCCTGGCGGTTGCCGATGCAGCGTTTTCCGTGGAAGCCTGGAATAGGTCGCGATCCAGCGTCAGCAATCTGCCCGTCGCCAGAACGACGCCGCGTTCGATGATGTTTTGCAGTTCGCGTATATTGCCTGGCCAGGAGTAAGCGAGCAGCAATTCCATTGTTTCGCGCGAAATGCCCTCGAGGTGTTTGCCGAACTTTCGCGCAAAACGCGTCAAAAAGAAGAGCGCGATTTGCGATATATCGCTTCGCCGTTCGCGCAGCGAAGGCACGTCAAGCGGCAAAACATTCAATCGGTAATACAAATCGGAACGGAATCGTCCCGCGCGAACGGCGGCTTCCAGGTTTCGATTCGTGGCGGCAATGATGCGAACGTTGACGCGCTGCGTGCGGCTGCTGCCGACGGGTTCAAATTCCTGTTCCTGCAATACGCGCAGCAGTTTGACCTGCGTGTCCAGCGGCAATTCGCCGACTTCGTCCAGGAAGACGGTGCCGCCATCGGCCAGCTCGAATCGCCCAATGCGTTTATCGCTTGCGCCTGTGAACGCGCCTTTGACATGGCCGAACAATTCGCTTTCCACCAGACCGGCGGAAATGGCTCCGCAATTGACTTTGACCAAAGGTCGGTCGCGACGCGGGCTGCGGTTGTGAACCGCACGGGCAATCAGTTCCTTGCCGGTTCCGGTTTCGCCCAAAATCAATACGGTGGCATCCGTCGGCGCAACCATTTCCACACGATGCAATACTTCCAGCAATGCAGGACTGCCGCCGACGATTTCTTCAAAGTT
Encoded proteins:
- a CDS encoding sigma-70 family RNA polymerase sigma factor, with product MNPRFTMEDFESVALPHMNDLYRTARRVIGNVTEAEDIVQETFLQAWKSFHRFEAGTNCRAWLFKILFHVVSHHRRKWFRLGQATEQQEEMMAKVAAEEPVPQDLCDEEVLAAFAKLPEHYRAVIMLADVQEFSYKEVAEIAGIPIGTVMSRLSRGRKLLQNELSTFAAGYGIRHAAPLGIEAVA